The following coding sequences are from one Burkholderia stabilis window:
- a CDS encoding LysR family transcriptional regulator ArgP, whose product MLDYALLDALSAVIRYGSFERAARELNVTPSAVSQRVKLLEERVGSVLVKRGQPCVATTSGALLCRHTERVQLLEAELGGRMPALPGQIASAWPMLRVAVNDDSVATWFIDAVGPFCNEREMLLDLVIDDQDYTASRIRDGSVQGAVTAQAEPIQGCRSVRLGRIRYRAVCSPAFHERYFGKGVTRDALRRAPCVMFNPKDGLQARFIRRVTRADLDPPQHWIPHVAGYLRACETGLGWGMCPDRMVDRQLAAGELVDMSPGRTTDIDLYWQSWRLSIGWLDDFSAALKARAALFLD is encoded by the coding sequence ATGCTCGACTACGCCCTGCTCGATGCGCTCTCGGCGGTGATCCGGTACGGCTCGTTCGAGCGTGCGGCCAGGGAGCTGAACGTCACGCCGTCGGCCGTATCGCAGCGCGTGAAGCTGCTGGAGGAACGCGTCGGCAGCGTGCTCGTCAAGCGCGGGCAGCCGTGCGTCGCGACGACCTCAGGCGCGCTGCTGTGCCGGCATACCGAGCGCGTGCAATTGCTCGAGGCCGAACTGGGCGGCCGGATGCCGGCGTTGCCGGGCCAGATCGCGAGCGCGTGGCCGATGTTGCGCGTGGCCGTCAACGACGACAGCGTCGCCACGTGGTTCATCGACGCGGTGGGGCCGTTCTGCAACGAACGCGAGATGTTGCTCGACCTCGTGATCGACGACCAGGACTACACGGCGTCACGTATTCGCGACGGCAGCGTGCAGGGCGCGGTGACCGCGCAGGCCGAGCCGATCCAGGGGTGCCGTTCGGTGCGGCTCGGGCGCATCCGCTATCGCGCGGTGTGTTCGCCGGCGTTTCACGAACGCTATTTCGGCAAGGGCGTTACGCGCGACGCGCTGCGCCGCGCGCCGTGCGTGATGTTCAATCCGAAGGACGGGCTGCAGGCGCGTTTCATCCGGCGCGTGACGCGAGCGGATCTCGATCCGCCGCAGCACTGGATACCGCACGTCGCGGGCTACCTGCGCGCATGCGAAACGGGGCTGGGATGGGGAATGTGTCCGGACCGGATGGTCGATCGCCAACTGGCGGCGGGTGAACTGGTCGACATGTCGCCGGGACGCACCACCGACATCGATCTCTACTGGCAGAGCTGGCGCCTGTCGATCGGCTGGCTCGACGATTTCAGCGCGGCGCTCAAGGCGCGTGCCGCGCTGTTTCTCGATTGA
- the epsC gene encoding serine O-acetyltransferase EpsC encodes MSTSPARQWGLEEIVAGLRESREELHRTRHPRGIRELPSRDAICKIVTGLRASMFPTHYGAPDLTDESVDYYVGHTLESTLRVLSEQIRRALPFLPEYADTPFAVLDERAFEIAREFGRQLPAVRALLVSDIQAAYAGDPAAQHITEILLCYPGVLAMMHHRLAHALHQLGVPLLARFINEIAHSATGIDIHPGARIGPSFFIDHGTGVVIGETAIIGERVRVYQAVTLGAKSFPADGEGALVKGNARHPIVEDDVVIYAGATILGRVTIGRGSVIGGNVWLTHSVPPGTSVAQGKVREGGSADKP; translated from the coding sequence ATGTCGACATCACCCGCCCGTCAGTGGGGCCTCGAAGAAATCGTTGCCGGCTTGCGCGAGTCGCGCGAGGAACTCCATCGCACGCGCCACCCGCGCGGCATCCGCGAACTGCCGTCACGCGACGCGATCTGCAAGATTGTGACCGGCCTGCGCGCGTCGATGTTTCCGACGCACTACGGCGCGCCGGATCTCACCGACGAAAGCGTCGACTACTACGTCGGCCACACGCTCGAAAGCACGCTGCGTGTGCTGTCCGAACAGATCCGGCGCGCGTTGCCGTTTCTGCCCGAGTATGCGGACACGCCGTTCGCGGTGCTCGACGAACGCGCGTTCGAGATCGCGCGCGAGTTCGGCCGCCAGTTGCCGGCGGTCCGCGCGCTGCTCGTCAGCGATATCCAGGCCGCGTACGCGGGCGATCCGGCCGCGCAGCACATCACCGAGATCCTGCTGTGCTACCCCGGCGTGCTGGCGATGATGCACCATCGGCTCGCGCACGCGTTGCACCAGCTTGGCGTGCCGCTGCTCGCACGTTTCATCAATGAAATCGCGCATTCGGCCACCGGCATCGATATTCACCCGGGCGCACGGATCGGCCCGAGTTTCTTCATCGACCACGGCACGGGCGTCGTGATCGGCGAAACGGCGATCATCGGCGAGCGCGTGCGCGTGTACCAGGCCGTCACGCTCGGCGCGAAGAGCTTCCCGGCCGATGGCGAAGGCGCGCTGGTGAAGGGCAACGCACGGCACCCGATCGTCGAGGACGACGTGGTGATCTACGCGGGCGCGACGATTCTCGGCCGCGTGACGATCGGGCGCGGCTCGGTGATCGGCGGCAACGTGTGGCTCACGCACAGCGTGCCGCCCGGCACGAGCGTCGCGCAGGGCAAGGTTCGCGAAGGCGGGAGCGCCGACAAGCCGTAA
- a CDS encoding T6SS phospholipase effector Tle1-like catalytic domain-containing protein, producing the protein MRVEQCKECPKPVWFTAFFDGTGNNYGADGNGSTDVAKTKYSNIAKLAMFAHVPFNKANPRTMGRYVEGVGTPCSKVGDSGDGLDGALGMAAARKGEARIRWMLAELEKHVTNHMPAVSQINVAAFGFSRGATEARAFVRMLTERLSENIGGRLWWNKQNMKGMRPEVVVYFLGILDTVASTGFGGSRLEKAAPYIVGGILGPVAGGLLRNIDKGGHAEWANDIRIPDYVRQCVHYVASQEVREKFPGDSVREDQKLPSNCREVYYPGMHSDVGGGYERNYQEGRTNELANVPLNNLYIEAWKAGVPFRPPKDVMADAGGLFAISKELEAAWNVYMGQGNERRAGVAPNSDRLEPQIIWHMNRYYQWRASRSRRLHDGRLKPPGGVNSYMAITDGEWNADAEDIREDAGGFVTSYVSEQHKAIDVATRVKGNWLGGIDAAARATFDQFFDHYVHDSIAGFKKQMEDGHVGFAESSRWSVNRQYFMGKRGKKYLYWRYEGDKAEHAATQLAKVDPAKQTDPAAANEPQLASNQPAATGGTLPDATSTA; encoded by the coding sequence GTGCGCGTCGAGCAATGCAAGGAGTGCCCGAAGCCGGTGTGGTTCACGGCGTTCTTCGACGGAACGGGCAACAACTACGGCGCGGACGGCAACGGCTCGACGGATGTCGCGAAGACCAAATACAGCAACATCGCGAAGCTCGCGATGTTTGCGCACGTCCCGTTCAACAAGGCCAATCCGCGCACGATGGGCCGGTATGTCGAAGGCGTCGGCACGCCCTGCAGCAAGGTCGGCGATTCGGGGGATGGCCTCGACGGCGCGCTGGGCATGGCGGCCGCGAGAAAGGGCGAGGCACGCATCCGCTGGATGCTCGCCGAACTCGAAAAGCACGTGACGAACCACATGCCGGCCGTGAGCCAGATCAACGTGGCCGCGTTCGGTTTCTCGCGCGGCGCCACGGAGGCCCGGGCGTTCGTTCGCATGCTGACCGAGCGGCTGTCCGAGAACATCGGCGGCCGGCTCTGGTGGAACAAGCAGAACATGAAGGGGATGCGGCCCGAAGTGGTCGTCTACTTCCTCGGCATCCTGGATACGGTGGCGTCGACGGGCTTCGGCGGCAGCCGCCTGGAGAAGGCGGCGCCCTACATCGTCGGCGGGATCCTCGGGCCGGTTGCCGGCGGGCTGCTCCGCAACATCGACAAGGGCGGTCATGCGGAGTGGGCGAACGACATCCGCATTCCGGACTACGTGCGGCAGTGCGTCCACTATGTCGCTTCGCAGGAAGTCCGGGAGAAATTCCCCGGCGACTCGGTGCGGGAGGACCAGAAGCTTCCGTCGAATTGCCGCGAGGTGTATTACCCCGGCATGCACTCGGATGTGGGCGGCGGCTACGAGCGCAACTATCAGGAAGGGCGAACCAACGAACTGGCCAACGTCCCGTTGAACAATCTCTACATCGAGGCGTGGAAGGCCGGCGTGCCGTTCCGCCCGCCGAAGGACGTGATGGCCGATGCCGGCGGCCTGTTCGCGATTTCAAAGGAACTGGAGGCGGCCTGGAACGTGTACATGGGCCAGGGCAACGAAAGACGCGCGGGCGTGGCGCCGAACAGCGACAGGCTCGAGCCGCAGATCATCTGGCACATGAACCGCTACTACCAGTGGCGCGCCAGCCGCAGCCGGCGCCTGCACGACGGCCGGCTGAAGCCGCCGGGCGGCGTGAATTCCTACATGGCCATTACCGACGGCGAATGGAACGCGGATGCCGAAGACATCCGCGAGGACGCCGGCGGCTTCGTGACGAGCTACGTATCGGAGCAGCACAAGGCCATCGATGTGGCCACGCGGGTCAAGGGCAACTGGCTGGGCGGCATCGATGCGGCGGCGCGCGCGACGTTCGACCAGTTCTTCGATCACTACGTGCACGACTCGATCGCCGGTTTCAAGAAGCAGATGGAAGACGGGCACGTCGGCTTTGCGGAATCGAGCCGCTGGTCGGTGAATCGCCAGTACTTCATGGGCAAGCGCGGCAAGAAGTACCTGTACTGGCGCTACGAAGGCGACAAGGCCGAGCATGCCGCGACGCAATTGGCCAAGGTCGATCCGGCCAAGCAGACCGACCCGGCGGCGGCCAACGAGCCTCAACTCGCCAGCAACCAGCCTGCGGCGACCGGCGGCACGCTGCCTGACGCGACGTCGACGGCCTGA
- a CDS encoding DUF4123 domain-containing protein, giving the protein MTNDPMAAQAADALRSALSSQDGLRAYVLIDGALLDSLPDDERARWPAFVAASLLEDADDDARAVGPLLFEWHPAGGAEAEAEADADADADAGAQDPTDPRSIPWSAASVLVSPLPFGRLAAHLAPMLDVQLEQMESTMLMRFFDPRVLPFWLDTLPAAHRAYLAQGVRHWIHPDTELKIRAADIEAPANVKADAEFPLQLTQAQEDDLLAACYPYTLIERLRTEKPALLAALPAGQHYGFVRDQLARCRAHGAESAVSLLIYCELALQYGPRFDEDPAMAVVFDAVAQGQEFPQALALVPAEDWRRMQEAAG; this is encoded by the coding sequence ATGACGAATGACCCGATGGCCGCGCAGGCGGCCGATGCCCTTCGTAGCGCGCTGTCGTCGCAGGACGGGTTGCGCGCATACGTGCTGATCGACGGCGCGTTGCTGGACAGCCTGCCGGATGACGAACGGGCCCGGTGGCCGGCGTTCGTCGCCGCGTCGCTGCTGGAGGATGCCGACGACGACGCGCGGGCCGTCGGCCCGCTGCTGTTCGAGTGGCATCCGGCCGGCGGCGCCGAAGCCGAAGCCGAAGCCGACGCCGACGCCGACGCCGACGCAGGGGCGCAGGACCCGACCGATCCGCGCAGCATCCCGTGGTCGGCCGCGAGCGTGCTCGTTTCCCCGCTGCCGTTCGGGCGGCTGGCCGCGCATCTCGCGCCGATGCTGGACGTTCAGCTCGAGCAGATGGAGAGCACGATGCTGATGCGCTTCTTCGATCCGCGCGTGCTGCCGTTCTGGCTCGATACGCTGCCCGCGGCGCATCGCGCGTATCTGGCGCAGGGGGTGCGGCACTGGATTCATCCGGATACCGAACTGAAGATCCGGGCCGCGGACATTGAAGCACCCGCCAACGTCAAGGCCGACGCTGAATTTCCGCTTCAGTTGACCCAGGCTCAGGAGGACGACCTGCTGGCCGCCTGCTATCCGTACACGCTGATCGAGCGGCTACGGACCGAGAAGCCCGCGCTGCTGGCGGCGTTGCCGGCTGGGCAGCACTACGGTTTCGTGCGCGATCAACTGGCGCGATGCCGCGCACACGGTGCGGAAAGCGCGGTGTCGCTGCTGATCTATTGCGAACTGGCGCTGCAGTATGGCCCGCGCTTCGACGAGGACCCGGCGATGGCCGTGGTGTTCGACGCGGTCGCGCAAGGACAGGAATTTCCGCAGGCGCTGGCGCTGGTGCCCGCCGAGGATTGGCGGCGGATGCAGGAAGCGGCAGGCTGA
- a CDS encoding DUF3304 domain-containing protein codes for MFNMNRCWITVLSVMVFSTAACSKGVNDAEKDSLAPGEVNKWNDPNYDIITAGSFNYTDYDIYGVYLLPPDKNSLDDAASADGARATPRSAKYWSGGGGSRASLAWDFRWNTPKKFKVWWERVVDKQAMEASSANYDPYTHRETQPGMAWCEGEITVTRAPVKDKAGGIVLHFFPDGRVEGDMDFEADGPDPKVALAKRDAQRVLAGRACLKEIPNPFYGRKKPAQWN; via the coding sequence ATGTTCAACATGAACCGCTGCTGGATCACCGTGCTGTCCGTGATGGTTTTTTCCACGGCTGCGTGCAGCAAGGGCGTGAACGATGCCGAAAAGGACAGCCTTGCGCCCGGCGAAGTGAATAAATGGAACGACCCGAACTACGACATCATCACCGCCGGGTCCTTCAACTATACGGACTACGATATTTACGGCGTCTATCTGCTGCCGCCGGACAAGAACAGCCTCGATGACGCGGCAAGCGCCGACGGCGCGCGTGCCACGCCGCGAAGCGCGAAGTACTGGTCGGGTGGCGGCGGTTCGCGCGCGAGTCTCGCGTGGGATTTCCGCTGGAATACGCCGAAGAAGTTCAAGGTGTGGTGGGAGCGGGTGGTCGACAAGCAGGCGATGGAAGCGTCGTCCGCGAATTACGACCCCTACACGCATCGCGAAACCCAGCCGGGCATGGCGTGGTGCGAAGGCGAAATCACGGTCACGCGTGCGCCCGTCAAGGACAAGGCCGGCGGTATCGTGCTGCACTTCTTCCCCGACGGCCGCGTGGAAGGCGACATGGATTTCGAAGCCGACGGCCCGGACCCGAAGGTCGCGCTCGCAAAGCGCGACGCGCAGCGTGTGCTGGCCGGCCGCGCGTGCCTGAAGGAAATTCCGAATCCGTTCTATGGGCGCAAGAAACCGGCCCAGTGGAATTGA
- the fnr gene encoding fumarate/nitrate reduction transcriptional regulator Fnr, translating into MLTPVATRPAATPHAGSWAPRQAAHCSSCAMRHLCMPQGLAPEALSRLESVICAARPVKRGEALFREGDAFDNLYAVRSGSLKTVATRHDGREQVTGLHLAGEALGLDGICDDTHPRTAVALEDSSVCVIPYSALKTLCSEAGSMQLRMHKLMSEQIVRETSQTMLLGSLNAEERVAAFLLDVSSRYLKRGYSPSEFNLRMTREDIGSYLGMTLETVSRTLSKFQKRGLIEMQGRHVQIVDFDGLHQV; encoded by the coding sequence ATGCTGACGCCCGTCGCCACACGTCCCGCCGCCACGCCTCATGCCGGTAGCTGGGCCCCTCGTCAGGCCGCGCACTGCTCGTCGTGCGCCATGCGGCATCTGTGCATGCCGCAAGGCCTGGCGCCCGAAGCGCTCAGCCGCCTCGAGTCGGTCATCTGCGCAGCGCGCCCGGTCAAGCGCGGCGAAGCGCTGTTCCGCGAAGGCGACGCATTCGACAACCTGTACGCGGTGCGCTCGGGTTCGCTGAAAACCGTCGCGACGCGCCATGACGGTCGCGAACAGGTCACGGGCCTGCATCTCGCGGGCGAAGCGCTCGGCCTCGACGGCATCTGCGACGACACGCATCCGCGCACCGCGGTCGCGCTGGAAGACAGCTCCGTCTGCGTGATTCCGTACAGCGCGCTCAAGACGCTGTGCTCGGAAGCCGGCTCGATGCAGTTGCGCATGCACAAGCTGATGAGCGAACAGATCGTGCGCGAAACGTCGCAAACGATGCTGCTCGGTTCGCTGAATGCCGAGGAACGTGTCGCCGCGTTCCTGCTCGACGTGTCGTCGCGCTACCTGAAGCGCGGTTACTCGCCGTCGGAATTCAACCTGCGGATGACGCGCGAGGATATCGGCAGCTATCTCGGCATGACGCTCGAAACGGTCAGCCGCACGCTGTCCAAATTCCAGAAGCGCGGCCTGATCGAAATGCAGGGCCGCCACGTCCAGATCGTCGACTTCGACGGCCTGCATCAGGTCTGA
- a CDS encoding universal stress protein, whose protein sequence is MYKRILVAVDGSDTSRHAFDAALALAKAHGAELQPFYVVENAAIYYNVPGYDPSILRDQLVEQGNALAKDFTQLMQAAGVKGETRLSEATSLNDVSSLILDGATAFGADLLVLGTHGRRGFRRLVLGSIAEQCVRHATLPVLLIPAAANANEPAA, encoded by the coding sequence ATGTACAAGCGTATTCTGGTTGCCGTCGACGGCAGCGACACGTCCCGCCATGCGTTCGATGCCGCGCTGGCGCTCGCGAAAGCGCACGGCGCCGAGCTGCAGCCGTTCTACGTCGTCGAGAACGCCGCGATCTACTACAACGTGCCGGGCTACGATCCGTCCATCCTGCGCGACCAGCTCGTCGAACAGGGCAACGCGCTCGCGAAGGATTTCACGCAGCTGATGCAGGCAGCGGGCGTGAAAGGCGAGACGCGGCTGAGCGAAGCAACCTCGCTCAACGATGTGTCGTCGCTGATCCTCGACGGCGCGACGGCATTCGGCGCCGATCTGCTGGTGCTCGGCACGCATGGCCGCCGCGGGTTCCGCCGTCTCGTGCTCGGCAGCATCGCGGAACAATGCGTGCGGCACGCAACGCTGCCCGTGCTGCTGATTCCGGCGGCGGCAAACGCGAACGAGCCGGCGGCCTGA
- a CDS encoding type VI secretion system Vgr family protein, with protein sequence MADLAAFIRTPFFLQDKRLLALSFPHDDAPSVTDSYGRHRPARLVVERLVAHEGLGIDFTFDVTLLSGEAGVTLADMLGKLLAVSMVRPDGGLRHFTGYCTEFSLVRNDDSIAEYRAVLRPWSHFLRTRVNNRLFLGQSLQQQIGTLLADYQGLAPSWEWRVRGDDPARTMNVQGGGLGESDWNYIVRHLEAAGCLYWWEHDEKGLKLIVGDDSTVQCPAVDGRSPEIRFQTHDGPMAADAISQWSAVRSLAAGSYSATAFDFKAPHAASAQIPTLHPSGVAPQVERHEYVGHYGFVKETRSGDALARMRMEEIEAAASRFDAAGNHHGILPGRWFQLSDHFSTASGSPEDHRYLILEAHHEAANNYLQADGKPEYRNRFVAGLRHTPWRPGRGLNSEPVRVLAPQTATVAGAKGAGSVDVDEYGRVCIVYHWDRAAQTSARIRVAAGWAGGEKGMIAHPRVGSEVLVMCLDGNPDRPVVSGTTYNAERMPPWALPDQQVLTGLRSRELGDAGNAAGGRSNHVLLDDTPQQLQLKLRSDTDASELTLGHNVRIDNTQGRTDQRARGFELRTDAHGAVRAAKGLLVTSEARPDARAHATDIGETVARLEKAHDLHESLSGSAHDVKAQESGDQDAVHQAIRTQNDGLKGTGGNPQQGEFPEFAQPFLAFASPAGILATTTGSTHVASDQHVALTSGAHTSIGAGQSMLVSAQEAVRVAAFEKGIRLVAAAADIDIQALKDSINVLAKLDVKVDANRITITAKEEVLINGGTSYTRWSGGGIVHGTKGEWTAHAASHTFIGPDSLPVPARAFPGTACAPCMVNAASMASPFAAKA encoded by the coding sequence ATGGCTGACCTTGCGGCATTCATTCGAACCCCGTTTTTCCTGCAAGACAAGCGCCTGCTTGCGCTGTCTTTTCCTCACGACGACGCGCCCTCCGTCACCGACTCGTATGGCCGGCATCGTCCGGCGCGGCTGGTCGTCGAGCGTCTCGTCGCGCACGAGGGGCTGGGGATCGACTTCACGTTCGACGTGACGCTGTTGTCCGGCGAGGCGGGCGTGACGCTGGCCGACATGCTCGGCAAGCTGCTCGCGGTGTCGATGGTGCGCCCCGATGGCGGTCTTCGCCATTTCACCGGCTATTGCACGGAGTTCTCGCTCGTCCGCAACGACGATTCGATCGCCGAATACCGCGCGGTGCTGCGCCCGTGGAGCCACTTCCTGAGAACGCGCGTGAACAACCGCCTGTTCCTCGGGCAATCGCTTCAGCAGCAGATCGGCACGCTGCTCGCCGATTACCAGGGGCTCGCACCGTCGTGGGAGTGGCGCGTGCGCGGCGATGATCCTGCGCGAACCATGAACGTGCAGGGCGGCGGGCTCGGCGAAAGCGACTGGAACTACATCGTGCGCCATCTGGAAGCCGCCGGCTGCCTGTACTGGTGGGAGCACGACGAGAAGGGGCTGAAGCTGATCGTCGGCGACGACAGCACGGTGCAGTGCCCCGCCGTCGACGGCCGTTCGCCGGAGATCCGTTTCCAGACGCATGACGGCCCGATGGCCGCGGACGCGATTTCGCAGTGGTCCGCAGTGCGGTCGCTGGCTGCAGGCAGCTATAGCGCGACGGCGTTCGACTTCAAGGCGCCGCATGCCGCCAGTGCGCAGATACCGACGCTGCATCCGTCGGGCGTCGCGCCGCAGGTCGAGCGTCACGAATACGTGGGGCACTATGGTTTCGTGAAGGAAACGCGTTCCGGCGATGCGCTGGCGCGCATGCGGATGGAAGAGATCGAGGCCGCGGCGTCGCGCTTCGATGCGGCCGGCAACCATCACGGCATCCTGCCCGGACGCTGGTTCCAGCTGTCCGACCACTTCAGCACGGCGTCGGGCAGCCCGGAAGATCACCGGTACCTGATTCTCGAAGCCCATCATGAGGCGGCGAACAATTATCTGCAGGCCGACGGCAAGCCCGAGTATCGCAACCGTTTCGTCGCGGGCCTTCGGCACACGCCTTGGCGCCCGGGCCGCGGGTTGAACAGCGAGCCCGTGCGGGTGCTGGCGCCGCAAACCGCGACCGTCGCGGGCGCGAAGGGCGCGGGCAGTGTCGACGTCGACGAATACGGCCGCGTCTGCATCGTGTATCACTGGGATCGCGCGGCGCAGACCAGCGCGCGGATTCGCGTGGCCGCCGGCTGGGCCGGCGGCGAGAAAGGCATGATCGCGCATCCGCGCGTGGGCAGCGAAGTGCTCGTGATGTGTCTCGACGGCAATCCCGACCGGCCCGTCGTGTCGGGCACCACGTACAACGCGGAACGGATGCCGCCGTGGGCGTTGCCCGACCAGCAGGTGCTGACCGGCCTGCGCAGCCGCGAGTTGGGCGACGCCGGCAATGCGGCGGGCGGCCGTTCGAATCACGTGCTGCTCGACGACACGCCGCAGCAGCTCCAGCTCAAGCTGCGCAGCGATACCGACGCCAGCGAACTGACGCTCGGGCACAACGTCCGCATCGACAATACGCAGGGGCGCACCGATCAGCGCGCGCGCGGCTTCGAGCTGCGAACCGACGCGCACGGCGCCGTGCGGGCAGCCAAGGGCCTGCTGGTGACCAGCGAAGCGCGCCCCGACGCGCGCGCCCATGCGACGGACATCGGCGAGACCGTCGCGCGACTCGAGAAGGCGCACGACCTGCACGAATCGCTGTCGGGCTCCGCGCATGACGTGAAGGCGCAGGAGTCCGGCGACCAGGATGCCGTTCATCAGGCGATCAGGACGCAGAACGACGGCCTCAAGGGCACCGGCGGCAATCCGCAGCAGGGCGAGTTTCCGGAGTTTGCGCAGCCGTTCCTGGCATTCGCCAGCCCGGCCGGCATCCTCGCGACGACGACGGGGTCGACCCATGTCGCGAGCGATCAGCACGTCGCGCTGACGAGCGGCGCGCATACGAGCATCGGCGCGGGCCAAAGCATGCTGGTCAGCGCGCAGGAAGCCGTGCGCGTCGCCGCGTTCGAGAAGGGCATCCGGCTCGTTGCGGCCGCCGCCGACATCGACATCCAGGCGCTGAAGGACAGCATCAACGTGCTGGCCAAGCTGGACGTCAAGGTCGATGCGAACCGCATCACGATCACCGCCAAGGAAGAAGTCCTGATCAACGGCGGCACCAGCTACACGCGCTGGAGCGGCGGCGGTATCGTCCACGGGACCAAGGGCGAATGGACCGCGCATGCCGCGTCGCATACGTTCATCGGGCCGGACAGCCTGCCGGTGCCCGCGCGCGCGTTCCCGGGCACCGCGTGCGCGCCGTGCATGGTCAATGCGGCGTCGATGGCGTCGCCATTCGCGGCCAAGGCTTGA
- a CDS encoding DUF3005 domain-containing protein — MESSGQTGRLHPHSVELDNDDTHDSTVDTDGKNREAALLAGGGPISPDQVTRSNASLVNAMPEAGDGFAGFDSRVGGNHPAFALRAGYTVIEKGFTVPPPASDALFGPVHRMYGSAYWPGHARRPERVIELTSVPR; from the coding sequence ATGGAATCATCCGGTCAAACAGGTCGTTTGCATCCGCACAGCGTCGAGCTCGACAACGACGACACGCATGACAGCACGGTCGACACCGATGGCAAGAACCGCGAGGCGGCGCTGCTCGCGGGCGGCGGACCGATCTCGCCCGACCAGGTCACGCGCAGCAACGCGTCGCTCGTCAATGCGATGCCCGAAGCCGGCGACGGCTTCGCCGGTTTCGACAGCCGTGTCGGCGGTAACCATCCGGCGTTCGCGCTGCGCGCGGGCTACACGGTGATCGAGAAAGGCTTCACCGTGCCGCCGCCCGCGAGCGACGCGCTGTTCGGTCCCGTCCACCGGATGTACGGCAGCGCGTACTGGCCCGGCCATGCACGGCGTCCGGAGCGCGTGATCGAGCTGACGTCCGTGCCGAGGTAG
- a CDS encoding LysE/ArgO family amino acid transporter, with protein sequence MNWLAFSHGVALCASLIVTIGAQNAFVLRQGIMRSHVGKIVLLCALSDMLLIGAGVGGASVLVERYPTFVHAVLYVGLAYLAWFGINALRRAFKPGHATLDVRGDAVAPPPQSGMAVVLMTLAFTWLNPHVYLDTFLLIGTAGAREPEGARSAFAIGAMTVSVVWFVGLGYGARLLAPWFRKAVAWRVLDGAIGSMVLFLAAVQLR encoded by the coding sequence ATGAACTGGCTTGCCTTCTCTCACGGCGTCGCCCTGTGCGCGTCGCTCATCGTCACCATCGGCGCGCAGAACGCATTCGTGCTCCGGCAGGGCATCATGCGCTCGCACGTCGGCAAGATCGTGCTGCTGTGCGCGCTGTCGGACATGCTCCTGATCGGCGCGGGCGTCGGCGGCGCATCGGTGCTCGTCGAACGCTATCCGACCTTCGTTCACGCGGTGCTGTATGTCGGTCTCGCGTATCTCGCGTGGTTCGGCATCAATGCGCTGCGCCGTGCGTTCAAGCCGGGGCACGCAACGCTCGACGTGCGCGGCGACGCGGTCGCGCCGCCGCCGCAAAGCGGGATGGCGGTCGTGCTAATGACGCTCGCGTTCACGTGGCTCAACCCGCACGTGTATCTCGACACGTTCCTGCTGATCGGCACGGCCGGCGCACGCGAGCCGGAAGGCGCGCGGTCCGCGTTCGCGATCGGCGCGATGACGGTCAGCGTCGTGTGGTTCGTCGGGCTCGGGTATGGCGCGCGGCTGCTCGCGCCGTGGTTCCGCAAGGCCGTGGCGTGGCGTGTGCTGGACGGCGCGATCGGCAGCATGGTGCTGTTTCTCGCGGCCGTGCAGTTGCGGTAA